A genomic window from Candidatus Saccharibacteria bacterium includes:
- the gatB gene encoding Asp-tRNA(Asn)/Glu-tRNA(Gln) amidotransferase subunit GatB, whose product MSLGSAGQHGSEITGAVENYLVDGYLPTIGIECHVQLATKTKLFSSVDNDARDAEPNSKVSVIDYALPGMLPYLNREAIRMAARAGKALNSEIAHESRFDRKHYFYPDLPKGYQISQMYQPIIIGGHVDLPIGGRVRIHHAHLEEDAGKLTHYGDHSLVDLNRAGTPLIEIVAEPDIHSAAEARSYAEELHLLMTYAGVTIGDLYHGNMRFDVNISVAKPGEKLGIRTEIKNLNSFRSVERATDYEIKRQIELIENGETITQETRGWLDDAQQTVSQRSKENAQDYRYMPDADIPPVMLTDADIAELQRDMPLLPSDYRSQFETMQVDGSVIRVLLKDQNIAALISETLAQSDVKTARKVANLFVSSLASEDENAGEADDRPASTLPTVEHLIMLASMIDGNELSSTAGKEVFNEMLIHDSDPKLIAEAKNLLQVSDEGAIAAIVDEVLSDPACAKAVDDLRNGEEKVIGFLVGQTMKRSQGKANPGLAQKLIKERL is encoded by the coding sequence ATGAGTTTAGGGAGCGCTGGTCAGCACGGTAGCGAAATTACTGGTGCGGTCGAGAATTATCTAGTCGATGGCTATCTGCCGACGATCGGCATCGAATGTCACGTCCAGCTCGCGACCAAGACCAAACTGTTCTCTAGTGTCGATAACGATGCTCGTGATGCTGAACCAAATAGCAAGGTCAGCGTCATTGATTATGCGTTGCCTGGCATGTTACCGTATCTAAACCGAGAGGCCATCCGAATGGCAGCACGAGCCGGTAAGGCACTAAATTCTGAGATTGCTCACGAGTCGCGATTTGATCGAAAGCATTATTTCTATCCTGACCTGCCAAAGGGCTACCAGATCAGCCAGATGTATCAGCCAATTATCATTGGTGGACATGTTGATTTGCCGATTGGCGGGCGAGTGCGCATTCATCACGCCCATCTCGAGGAAGACGCTGGCAAGTTAACTCACTACGGTGATCATTCGCTGGTTGATCTCAATCGTGCCGGTACGCCACTCATCGAGATTGTCGCTGAACCGGATATTCACTCGGCTGCCGAGGCGCGCTCCTACGCCGAGGAGCTTCATCTGCTGATGACCTATGCGGGCGTGACGATCGGCGATCTCTATCACGGCAATATGCGTTTTGACGTTAATATTTCAGTAGCGAAGCCAGGTGAAAAACTTGGTATTAGGACAGAGATTAAAAACCTGAATTCGTTCCGTTCGGTCGAGCGCGCAACTGATTATGAAATCAAACGTCAGATTGAGCTGATTGAAAACGGTGAAACAATTACCCAGGAGACTCGCGGCTGGCTCGATGATGCGCAACAAACCGTCTCGCAGCGCTCCAAGGAAAACGCCCAGGACTATCGCTATATGCCAGACGCCGATATTCCACCGGTGATGTTAACCGACGCCGACATTGCCGAATTGCAACGTGACATGCCGCTCCTACCGAGTGATTATCGATCGCAATTTGAAACGATGCAGGTCGATGGGTCGGTGATCCGCGTTCTATTAAAGGATCAAAATATTGCTGCACTCATTAGCGAAACGCTCGCGCAGTCCGATGTAAAGACCGCCCGAAAAGTTGCCAACTTGTTCGTGAGCTCTCTCGCCAGTGAGGATGAAAATGCCGGTGAGGCCGATGATAGGCCAGCTAGCACATTACCGACAGTCGAACATCTCATTATGCTAGCCAGTATGATCGATGGCAATGAGTTATCGTCGACGGCCGGCAAGGAAGTCTTTAATGAGATGCTGATTCATGATAGCGATCCAAAATTAATTGCCGAGGCAAAAAATTTGCTCCAGGTGAGCGATGAGGGCGCAATTGCTGCGATTGTCGACGAAGTCTTGAGCGACCCAGCCTGCGCCAAGGCGGTAGATGATCTACGTAATGGTGAGGAAAAAGTCATTGGATTCCTGGTCGGGCAGACTATGAAACGATCGCAGGGCAAAGCCAATCCCGGCCTGGCGCAAAAGTTAATAAAGGAGAGACTATAA
- a CDS encoding NTP transferase domain-containing protein, with the protein MRKPTKAIITDAGYASRYLPIAKTIPKGMLPIGNRPIMQLVVEECVAADIKEIIIVATPEGKPIYEDYFNNAVNHIRKQLRAQGKDKRYDVVRKVLDFPKIRIIIQDPALPYGNGSPIVSARDYIADDEAFIVIYSDDVVFGTSDAHDLCEAFEKHPDAKAIIMGQEVTPDVVDKYGIISLKNGKHLDNIVEKPAIGQAPSNLASYGRYLLTPEVFNYLKPNMTSLDDELWTVDAITKMAAQGDVYVVKTKGQWMTTGDPKNYFLAHLKYVIDHEDYGQDIRDEITRL; encoded by the coding sequence ATGAGAAAACCAACCAAAGCAATTATCACCGATGCGGGCTACGCCAGTCGTTACCTGCCGATCGCTAAAACTATTCCAAAAGGTATGTTGCCGATCGGCAATCGACCAATTATGCAACTCGTTGTCGAGGAATGTGTGGCGGCCGATATCAAGGAAATTATTATCGTGGCAACACCAGAGGGCAAGCCAATTTACGAAGATTATTTCAATAACGCTGTCAACCATATTCGTAAGCAACTCAGGGCTCAGGGCAAAGACAAGCGCTACGACGTGGTTCGCAAAGTCCTCGATTTTCCAAAAATTCGTATTATTATCCAGGATCCAGCACTGCCGTACGGCAATGGTTCGCCGATTGTCAGCGCTCGCGATTATATTGCCGATGACGAGGCTTTCATTGTCATTTATAGCGACGATGTGGTGTTCGGTACGTCGGACGCTCATGATCTCTGCGAAGCTTTTGAAAAGCATCCAGACGCCAAAGCTATCATCATGGGCCAAGAAGTCACGCCTGATGTCGTGGACAAATATGGCATTATTTCGCTCAAAAATGGTAAACACCTCGACAATATCGTGGAGAAACCAGCCATTGGTCAGGCGCCATCCAATTTAGCTAGCTACGGTCGTTACTTGTTGACTCCAGAAGTCTTTAATTACCTGAAGCCAAACATGACGAGTCTCGATGACGAGCTATGGACGGTCGATGCCATCACCAAAATGGCTGCCCAGGGTGATGTGTACGTGGTAAAAACCAAAGGCCAATGGATGACAACGGGTGATCCAAAAAACTACTTCCTGGCACATCTCAAATACGTGATCGATCATGAAGATTACGGCCAAGATATCAGAGACGAAATCACCAGATTATAG
- a CDS encoding YtxH domain-containing protein: MAKKGTGKFAIGAIVGAVVGVVAGILTAPKSGKETRADIKKKSDKLVDDTKKVTDKALGKTKKAVDGVGAAAKKKADELKKNTDQLADKAKKAADKVEA; the protein is encoded by the coding sequence ATGGCTAAAAAAGGAACAGGCAAATTTGCCATTGGTGCGATAGTCGGTGCAGTTGTCGGTGTGGTGGCAGGTATCCTGACCGCTCCAAAATCAGGCAAAGAAACTAGGGCTGATATCAAGAAGAAATCAGATAAACTGGTTGATGATACTAAAAAAGTCACCGATAAAGCTCTGGGCAAGACGAAAAAAGCGGTTGATGGCGTCGGTGCCGCCGCCAAGAAGAAGGCTGACGAGCTAAAAAAGAACACTGACCAATTGGCTGACAAGGCTAAAAAAGCAGCCGACAAAGTTGAGGCCTAA
- the dnaE gene encoding DNA polymerase III subunit alpha: MTEGKADKKSSVVDGRQTTPILPSERSKITQTLSTNDFTHLHNHTNHSVLDGLTKIPELVKLVKDFGMNAVAMTDHGTLSGWIEFYKAAKAEGIKPILGIEAYVAARSHTDRDPAKDKARYHLTMLAYNDQGIKNLMRLSTIANLEGVYYKPRIDHDLIEKYNEGVIVLSGCASGEVGENLRAGDYDKALEIAKWYKSVFGDRYFIEVQDHGHPDAPKRWDVQTQINEGALKIADELGIPAVVTCDAHYARVEDTDAHEILLCVGTGSFLSDKNRMSLSDFHLHVTDPAEIIERWGKTYPDVILNTQHVANLCDVNISMGDILIPSFPCPEGENEKSYLDKLVYRGLAWRYSGAPAGNDLSVDEAKKVLSQEILDRAEYELGVIGKMGFNGYFLIVWDFINWGKNQGIVFGPGRGSAAGSIIAYSLRITELDPMQFDLLFERFLNPDRISMPDIDIDIQDTRRDEVIKYCTEKYGTSRVANIATFGTMASRAAVKDVARVLEVPYAESDRLSKLIPPPQQGHHVPLVKAIEIDADLKQEYETNPTSKRVIDFAIRLEGTIRSHGVHAAGVVIAPDELVKFAPLEMAQKGVVATQFPMGPIEELGLLKMDFLGLSNLTIINNTMRIVRKVYGVDINLSELPMDDTETFDLFQRGDTTGVFQLESAGMKRYLRELKPTHFDDIVAMVALYRPGPMQFIDSFIKRKHGEEKITYLHHRMENALGSTYGILVYQEQFMQISKDLSGFTGGQADYLRKAVGKKKLDMMQKIKPEFIDGALKNNPDITRDTMELFWSQLEEFANYCFNKSHAACYGLIAYWTAYLKAHYPAAFMAALMTSDSNNIDRLAIEIAECNRMGIKVMNPDVNESFPEFAVVPETGNIRFGLSAVKNVGSTAIESLLAQRAIAKFTSVEDFAKRVNSRVCNRKVWEALIKSGAFDNFAEVIEPESSDDPAVRGDRSDLLYSLDQIIAFSQKIQKEAASGQADLFEMLGDGEKVAGAETHLDIAVSPTKYPTKERLGWERELLGLYISEHPLDKYDTYFREQTNQIDTLNSDQDGTLVVVGGLVSRLRQIVTKSGSKMAFAAIEDKTGEIETVVFPKIFETLPADFDVGAVVQINGRISGRDRDGNRTPDPSVIIDTIEIISDDKLENYVPTGITMDITKQPKAAPRKGGKGAPRHNAAASVETPKVNAPSATYKPVTDTAVKTIYVHVKDPSNGDKLAQLKQQLTSFEGASNVVLVLGADKKDAIRMPFTAKACDELEQSVAEIYGADCVVIK, from the coding sequence ATGACTGAGGGGAAAGCGGATAAAAAATCCAGTGTTGTTGATGGGCGCCAGACGACCCCTATCTTGCCGTCTGAGCGATCAAAGATTACTCAAACATTATCGACCAACGATTTCACACATCTCCATAACCATACGAACCACTCTGTGCTCGATGGCTTGACCAAGATTCCAGAGCTCGTAAAGCTAGTCAAGGATTTTGGCATGAATGCGGTGGCTATGACCGATCACGGCACGCTATCTGGTTGGATCGAATTTTACAAAGCTGCCAAAGCCGAAGGTATCAAGCCAATTTTAGGCATTGAGGCTTATGTGGCGGCTCGTTCGCATACTGATCGTGATCCAGCCAAGGACAAGGCGCGCTATCACTTGACGATGCTCGCCTACAATGACCAGGGGATTAAAAACCTGATGCGTCTCAGTACGATCGCCAATCTCGAGGGTGTTTATTACAAACCCCGTATCGACCATGATTTGATCGAAAAATATAACGAAGGCGTTATTGTATTATCAGGCTGTGCCAGTGGTGAAGTCGGCGAGAATCTACGAGCTGGTGATTATGACAAGGCGTTAGAGATAGCAAAGTGGTACAAATCAGTCTTTGGCGATCGATACTTTATCGAAGTGCAGGACCATGGACATCCTGATGCGCCCAAGCGTTGGGACGTACAGACCCAGATTAACGAGGGTGCCTTGAAAATCGCCGATGAACTGGGTATCCCGGCTGTGGTGACGTGTGATGCGCACTATGCTCGGGTCGAGGACACCGACGCACACGAGATTTTGCTCTGTGTCGGCACTGGTTCATTTTTATCTGATAAAAACCGCATGTCACTCAGCGATTTTCATCTACACGTAACCGATCCAGCGGAAATAATTGAACGATGGGGCAAGACATATCCGGATGTTATTTTAAATACGCAGCACGTGGCAAACCTTTGTGACGTGAATATCAGCATGGGCGATATTTTAATCCCAAGTTTTCCTTGTCCTGAGGGTGAGAATGAGAAATCGTATCTAGATAAATTAGTCTATCGTGGTTTAGCCTGGCGCTATAGTGGTGCACCGGCTGGCAACGATCTATCGGTTGATGAGGCGAAAAAGGTGCTGTCTCAGGAAATCCTCGACCGGGCTGAGTACGAGCTGGGCGTGATTGGCAAGATGGGCTTTAACGGCTATTTCTTGATTGTGTGGGATTTTATTAACTGGGGTAAAAACCAAGGAATCGTTTTTGGCCCAGGGCGCGGATCAGCAGCTGGGTCTATTATTGCGTATTCGCTCAGGATTACAGAGTTAGACCCGATGCAGTTCGATTTGCTATTTGAGCGCTTTTTGAATCCAGATCGTATCTCGATGCCTGATATCGATATTGACATTCAAGACACGCGTCGTGACGAGGTGATCAAATATTGCACCGAAAAATATGGGACATCACGAGTGGCAAACATCGCAACCTTTGGTACGATGGCCTCGCGTGCGGCGGTCAAAGATGTAGCTAGGGTGCTCGAAGTACCGTATGCCGAGAGTGATCGTCTATCGAAATTGATTCCGCCGCCGCAGCAAGGTCATCATGTGCCGCTGGTCAAAGCAATTGAAATAGATGCAGATTTAAAACAAGAGTACGAAACCAACCCAACGAGCAAACGAGTGATTGATTTCGCAATTCGTCTCGAAGGTACGATACGCAGTCACGGCGTTCATGCGGCGGGCGTGGTGATTGCGCCAGATGAGTTAGTCAAGTTTGCCCCTCTCGAAATGGCGCAAAAAGGTGTCGTTGCAACGCAATTTCCGATGGGGCCAATAGAGGAGCTGGGGCTACTCAAAATGGACTTTTTGGGCCTGTCTAACCTGACAATTATTAATAACACCATGCGTATTGTACGGAAGGTGTATGGCGTTGATATCAATCTATCTGAGTTGCCGATGGACGACACGGAGACTTTTGATTTATTCCAACGCGGCGATACGACTGGCGTGTTCCAGTTGGAATCGGCCGGCATGAAACGTTATCTGCGCGAGCTGAAACCGACTCATTTTGATGACATCGTTGCCATGGTAGCGCTCTATCGACCAGGCCCGATGCAGTTTATCGATTCGTTTATCAAACGCAAACACGGTGAGGAAAAGATCACCTATTTGCATCACCGAATGGAAAATGCACTCGGTTCGACCTACGGTATTTTGGTATATCAGGAACAGTTCATGCAGATTTCCAAAGATTTGTCTGGTTTCACGGGCGGTCAGGCGGATTATTTACGTAAAGCTGTCGGTAAAAAGAAGCTCGACATGATGCAGAAGATCAAGCCAGAATTTATCGATGGTGCTCTTAAAAACAATCCCGATATTACGCGCGACACTATGGAATTGTTCTGGTCGCAGCTAGAAGAATTTGCTAATTACTGTTTCAACAAATCACATGCGGCGTGTTATGGATTGATTGCGTATTGGACGGCCTATCTCAAGGCACATTATCCGGCGGCCTTTATGGCGGCGCTGATGACGAGCGATTCGAATAACATTGATCGTTTGGCGATCGAAATTGCCGAGTGCAATCGTATGGGCATCAAAGTGATGAACCCGGACGTTAACGAGTCGTTCCCGGAATTTGCCGTTGTACCAGAGACGGGCAATATTCGGTTTGGTCTGTCCGCGGTCAAGAACGTTGGTTCGACGGCGATTGAGAGTCTACTAGCCCAGCGAGCTATCGCCAAGTTCACCAGTGTCGAAGATTTTGCAAAGAGAGTAAACTCACGAGTATGTAATCGCAAAGTGTGGGAAGCGTTGATCAAGTCCGGCGCCTTCGACAATTTCGCCGAAGTAATCGAGCCTGAGTCATCCGATGATCCGGCTGTGCGCGGCGATCGCTCGGATCTGCTCTATAGCCTCGATCAGATCATTGCCTTTTCACAGAAGATCCAAAAGGAAGCTGCCTCAGGTCAAGCTGATTTATTTGAAATGCTCGGCGACGGCGAAAAAGTCGCGGGCGCTGAAACACATTTAGACATCGCTGTCAGTCCGACCAAATATCCGACCAAGGAAAGACTCGGCTGGGAACGTGAGTTACTAGGTCTCTACATTAGCGAACATCCGCTCGATAAATACGACACGTATTTTCGTGAGCAAACTAACCAGATAGATACTCTGAACTCTGATCAAGATGGCACACTAGTCGTGGTTGGTGGTTTGGTTAGTCGTTTGCGTCAAATTGTCACCAAGTCAGGTAGCAAGATGGCATTCGCTGCGATCGAGGATAAAACTGGCGAGATTGAAACGGTAGTATTTCCAAAGATATTTGAGACTCTGCCAGCAGATTTTGATGTCGGCGCGGTGGTGCAAATCAATGGCCGCATCAGCGGTCGTGATCGAGATGGCAACCGCACGCCTGATCCATCGGTAATCATTGATACAATTGAAATTATTAGCGATGACAAACTAGAAAATTACGTGCCGACTGGCATCACGATGGATATAACTAAACAGCCAAAAGCCGCACCACGAAAGGGCGGCAAAGGCGCACCGCGCCACAATGCGGCAGCATCAGTCGAAACACCAAAAGTCAATGCCCCGAGCGCTACGTATAAACCTGTCACCGATACCGCAGTCAAGACGATCTATGTACATGTCAAGGATCCATCTAATGGCGATAAGTTGGCCCAACTCAAACAGCAACTCACAAGTTTTGAAGGTGCGAGCAATGTCGTTTTGGTCCTCGGTGCGGATAAAAAAGATGCTATTCGCATGCCTTTTACAGCCAAGGCTTGCGATGAGCTAGAACAGTCGGTAGCAGAAATTTACGGTGCTGATTGCGTAGTTATTAAATAG
- a CDS encoding TrmH family RNA methyltransferase has translation MKSREFTRGSQEIVVIAHNIRSIMNLGSIVRTAEGFGVSTVFTTGWTASPDKGLPHVQKKMAGELHKTALGAEDIVAIHYREDVSDLLGDLKQDGYRIVGLEQSSRSIPLPDYQPPDKIALLLGEEVGGITAELLELCDDTVEIPMFGHKESFNVSVATGIALYELARETI, from the coding sequence ATGAAATCACGTGAATTCACTAGGGGCAGCCAGGAAATTGTTGTCATAGCCCACAACATCCGCTCGATCATGAACCTAGGCTCGATCGTGCGTACAGCCGAAGGTTTTGGGGTATCAACGGTTTTTACAACTGGTTGGACGGCGTCACCCGACAAAGGCTTGCCTCATGTTCAGAAAAAGATGGCTGGCGAACTGCACAAAACTGCACTCGGCGCCGAGGATATTGTTGCGATACATTATCGAGAAGACGTTTCTGATCTGTTAGGAGATCTGAAACAAGATGGCTACAGAATTGTTGGTTTGGAACAAAGCTCTCGTTCAATCCCATTACCCGACTACCAGCCGCCCGATAAAATCGCGCTGCTACTCGGCGAAGAAGTAGGCGGCATTACTGCGGAATTATTGGAACTATGTGATGATACCGTTGAAATACCTATGTTCGGGCACAAAGAGAGCTTTAACGTTTCAGTCGCCACCGGAATCGCTCTTTATGAACTCGCGCGAGAAACTATTTAA
- a CDS encoding CapA family protein — translation MIVGLIISAVLMASIVAILLEHQSIDRNLFDTLPKQTQMKARPHITAARSHWLFMGDIFFGRYINDWSEASSLKEKYPFQNLDQFERQHYNAWIANFECPSVAGLHLSSAATDKTLTFNCDPNYLPEAAKWFTAVSLGNNHTDNQGAAGFRSTQENLTANHIQHFGGYDPRDHANLCNVITLETTVTYDSGSDKTLLLPFGFCGYNAVFKIPSDSDLAEITRYSQLLPTFVMPHMGTEYQAVPGSLTVATYRRMIDAGAEMVIGNHPHWVQPSESYKDKLIVYSMGNFIFDQQTPPEKTRSALIDVDISVKNPSEVEKWSSIAESCRGNFNACEKLASDNTLSRLSLAYKFDVKGSNDGNKLVKPATPSELSAIKDRLKWDQTMGALGQ, via the coding sequence ATGATTGTTGGGCTTATCATCTCGGCGGTGTTAATGGCATCGATTGTTGCGATACTGCTAGAACACCAATCTATCGATCGTAATCTATTTGACACATTGCCGAAACAGACCCAGATGAAAGCTCGTCCACACATTACCGCGGCTCGTAGTCATTGGCTATTTATGGGAGATATCTTCTTTGGTCGCTATATTAATGACTGGTCCGAGGCTAGCAGCCTAAAGGAAAAATATCCTTTTCAAAATCTAGACCAATTCGAGCGCCAACACTATAATGCCTGGATCGCTAATTTTGAGTGTCCATCAGTCGCAGGTCTCCATCTCTCCTCAGCAGCCACAGACAAAACGTTGACGTTTAACTGTGATCCGAACTATTTGCCAGAGGCTGCCAAATGGTTCACCGCCGTTTCACTCGGCAACAACCATACCGACAATCAAGGCGCAGCGGGCTTTCGATCTACGCAGGAGAACCTCACTGCCAACCATATTCAGCATTTCGGTGGTTATGACCCGCGTGATCATGCTAACCTTTGCAATGTGATAACTCTAGAAACAACCGTAACCTACGATTCTGGTAGCGATAAGACCCTGTTGCTACCGTTCGGGTTTTGCGGCTATAATGCAGTATTCAAAATTCCGTCAGATTCCGATCTGGCCGAGATCACGCGCTATAGCCAGCTTCTACCGACCTTTGTCATGCCTCACATGGGCACCGAGTATCAAGCAGTACCTGGCTCGCTAACCGTGGCAACCTACCGCAGGATGATTGACGCCGGAGCCGAGATGGTTATCGGTAATCACCCCCACTGGGTACAGCCTAGCGAAAGCTACAAGGATAAATTGATCGTGTACTCTATGGGAAACTTTATCTTTGACCAACAAACACCACCGGAAAAAACTCGTTCCGCCCTGATCGATGTCGATATATCGGTCAAAAACCCTAGCGAGGTTGAGAAGTGGTCGAGTATTGCAGAAAGTTGCCGCGGTAATTTTAATGCGTGCGAAAAGCTCGCGAGCGACAATACATTATCCAGATTATCTCTAGCATACAAATTTGATGTCAAAGGCTCAAATGACGGTAACAAACTAGTGAAACCAGCTACACCTAGCGAGCTATCGGCTATCAAAGATCGTCTCAAATGGGACCAGACTATGGGCGCACTCGGACAATAA
- the tadA gene encoding Flp pilus assembly complex ATPase component TadA has translation MDEAERQRRFRDADEANTAKRADILGVTYRDMREQDETIKLVNGVMPVADMYKYRMVPLDDGGYDGTVVYGITLATPESHLQEINDTAAADAKNVRYNLISDSAFRVLMKRYDPPKEVVYDNVEIGEAGDNDMLEHVSQTLDEVRSDDILNYLITQADTLGASDIHLENQRENVRVRFRIDGTLHPIAHLSHEKYRILFSSIASVSDLSTASTDSQSGHIVKEITDEKGATHVLNMRIETVPTSYGQDAVIRLFNFDSEMLNMDVLGLDDNERRALDEIVSHPRGMVMVVGPTGSGKSTTLYSIINALNDPSRKILTLEDPVEFDVPGISQIPVDTTNGKSFADELRTVLRLDPDVVMVGEIRDNDTAKTAIQASITGHLVLATFHAQDAAAAFARMIDMIGTNPVFATAIRLVIGQRLVRKLDDDTKIEYDPDESTKKWVREVLADLPEGVERPNLDNFKLWKPGTSESDPFGYRGRIVLMEQLIVNDEISAFLRGDEKDMDVSTIQKSARDEGMVSMLQKGVLKALAGETTLEEVNRVL, from the coding sequence ATGGATGAAGCTGAACGCCAACGCCGTTTTCGTGATGCCGACGAAGCTAATACAGCTAAACGCGCTGATATTTTAGGTGTGACGTATCGTGATATGCGCGAGCAGGATGAAACGATCAAGCTAGTCAACGGTGTTATGCCGGTAGCTGATATGTATAAATATCGGATGGTGCCGCTCGACGACGGTGGTTACGATGGCACGGTGGTGTATGGTATCACCCTAGCGACACCAGAATCGCATCTCCAGGAAATCAATGATACCGCCGCGGCTGATGCAAAAAACGTTCGTTACAATCTGATTTCCGATTCTGCTTTTCGCGTACTGATGAAACGGTATGATCCGCCCAAAGAAGTCGTTTATGACAACGTTGAGATCGGCGAAGCGGGCGATAACGATATGCTAGAACACGTCAGTCAGACGCTCGACGAAGTACGTAGCGATGACATTTTGAATTATCTGATTACCCAGGCCGACACGCTTGGTGCGTCCGATATTCACCTGGAAAATCAGCGTGAAAATGTTCGTGTGCGATTCCGCATCGACGGGACGCTACATCCAATAGCTCATTTGAGTCATGAAAAATACCGCATATTATTTTCGTCTATCGCATCAGTATCTGACCTGTCGACCGCTAGTACTGATTCGCAGTCTGGTCACATTGTAAAGGAAATTACCGATGAAAAAGGTGCGACGCATGTGCTAAATATGCGCATTGAGACAGTGCCGACCTCGTATGGTCAAGACGCGGTGATTCGTTTGTTCAACTTTGATTCTGAGATGCTAAACATGGATGTGCTCGGTCTCGATGATAATGAACGACGTGCGCTCGACGAAATCGTGAGTCATCCGCGCGGTATGGTGATGGTGGTTGGTCCGACCGGCAGCGGCAAATCTACCACGCTCTATTCGATTATTAATGCCTTGAACGATCCATCGCGCAAGATTCTAACTCTCGAAGATCCAGTCGAGTTTGATGTGCCTGGTATTAGTCAGATTCCGGTTGATACCACGAATGGCAAGAGCTTTGCCGATGAACTGCGCACCGTGCTGCGTCTCGATCCAGATGTCGTGATGGTAGGCGAGATTCGTGATAACGATACCGCCAAAACGGCTATTCAGGCGTCGATCACTGGTCATTTGGTACTCGCGACGTTTCATGCTCAGGACGCGGCTGCGGCGTTTGCGCGTATGATTGACATGATTGGCACGAACCCAGTGTTTGCGACAGCGATTCGGCTCGTGATTGGCCAGCGCCTAGTGCGTAAACTAGACGATGATACGAAAATTGAGTACGATCCTGACGAATCAACCAAGAAATGGGTGAGAGAAGTCCTCGCCGACCTCCCAGAGGGTGTTGAGCGACCAAACCTCGATAATTTCAAACTCTGGAAACCGGGGACGTCCGAGAGTGATCCGTTTGGCTACCGGGGGCGCATTGTCCTCATGGAACAGCTGATTGTTAACGATGAGATCTCGGCGTTTTTGCGTGGTGATGAAAAGGACATGGATGTTAGCACGATTCAGAAATCTGCTCGCGACGAAGGTATGGTGAGCATGCTGCAAAAAGGTGTTTTGAAGGCACTGGCCGGGGAAACCACGCTCGAAGAAGTCAATCGCGTACTCTAG